The Streptomyces collinus DNA segment GCACGGCGAAGAACGCCGCGGCGCCGTTGCCGTACGCCAGACCCGGCACGGCGGTGAAGGTGTACGCGGTGAAGATCGTGCCGCCCAAGAGGAACCAGGTCCACACCGGGCCCAGGCTGCGGTCGGCCAGCGCCCAGCCTTCCAGGGACGGCAGCCGGCCGCTGGGCCGCAGGCGCCGCGCGGTGACGGCGAGCAGCGACGCTCCGCCGGTCACGGCGAGGAACGTCGCGGTCATGGTGCCGTCGGCCATGGGTCACCGTCCTTGGTGTGCCTGATCCCTCGCGCAAGAGTTGCGCGGCGGCCCGGATCGGAGGACACGGAACCGGCGGAAAATCCTCTGGAAGTTCGCTGTCAACCGGTTCCGGGGGGTGGGCAACTCTTGCACAGACCCACAGCGAGCGGGAGAGCCGCCGCTTCGCTGATCCCCCGGGCACCTCGGGTCACGAGGTGTCCCGCACCGCCCTGGTGAGGAGCCGCCATGCCTGCGTCCACCCTGCCCGAATCCGGCCCGACCGCGCCCGAAAAGTCGCGTATATCACTTCGATCCGCCCTGCTGTGGACCGGCGTCGCCCTGCTCGGCGCCGTCGCCTGGGGCGTCCTCGCGCTCGCCCGAGGCGAGAAGATCTCCGCGGTCTGGCTGGTGGTCGCCGCGCTCGGCTCGTACGCCATCGCCTACCGCTTCTACGCGCGGTTCATCGCCCGCCGGGTACTCCGGCCGGACGACCGCCGGGCCACGCCCGCCGAGCGCCTGGAGGACGGCGTCGACTTCCAGCCGACCGACCGCCGCGTGCTGCTCGGCCACCACTTCGCCGCGATCGCCGGCGCCGGGCCGCTGGTGGGCCCGGTGCTCGCGGCCCAGATGGGCTATCTCCCGGGCACCCTCTGGATCGTCGCCGGGGTGATCTTCGCCGGGGCGGTGCAGGACATGGTGGTGCTGTTCCTGTCCATGCGCCGGGACGGCACGTCGCTCGGCCAGATGGCCCGCGACGAGATCGGCCGGGCGGGCGGGGCGGCCGCCCTGGTCGCGGTGTTCGCCATCATGATCATTTTGCTCGGTGTGCTCGCCCTGGTGGTCGTGAACGCCCTGGCCCACTCCCCGTGGGGCACGTTCTCCGTCGCCATGACCATCCCCATCGCCCTCTTCATGGGCTTCTGGATGCACCGCGTCCGTCCCGGCAGGGTCGTCGAGACCAGCCTCATCGGCGTGGCGCTGCTGCTCCTGGCGATCGTCGGCGGCGGCTGGGTGCAGAACTCCTCCCTCGCCGGCACGTTCACCCTCAGCCCCACCACCCTCGTCTTCTGCCTGATCGGCTACGGCTTCGTCGCCTCGGTGCTGCCGGTGTGGATGCTGCTGGCGCCGCGCGACTACCTCTCCACCTTCATGAAGATCGGCACGATCGCCCTGCTCGCGGTGGGCGTGATCGTGGCCGCGCCCGTGCTCAGGGCCGACGCGGTGAGCGACTTCGCGACGTCGGGAGCGGGCCCGGTCTTCGCGGGGGCGCTGTTCCCCTTCCTCTTCATCACGATCGCCTGCGGCGCGCTGTCCGGCTTCCACGCCCTGGTCTCCTCCGGAACGACCCCGAAGCTCATCCAGAAGGAGTCCCAGGTCCGGCTGATCGGCTACGGCGCGATGCTGATGGAGTCGTTCGTCGCGATCATGGCGCTGATCGCCGCGGCGACGCTGGAGCCGGGCCTGTACTACGCGATGAACGCACCGGCCGGTCTGCTGGGCGCGACCGCCGAGTCCGCGTCCCACGCGGTGGCGGGCCTCGGCTTCACCATCACCCCCGACCAGCTCACCCAGGCCGCGAAGGCGGTCGAGGAACACACCCTGATCGCCCGCTCCGGCGGCGCCCCGACCCTCGCGGTCGGCATGTCGGAGATCTTCTCCGGGGTCTTCGGCGGGGCTGCCATGAAGGCCTTCTGGTACCACTTCGCGATCATGTTCGAGGCACTGTTCATCCTGACCACGGTGGACGCCGGCACCCGCGTCGGCCGCTTCATGCTCCAGGACATGCTCGGCAACGTCTGGAAGCCCATCGGCCGGGTCAACTGGAAGCCCGGCATCTGGCTGTGCAGCGGCCTGGTCGTCGCCGCCTGGGGCTACTTCCTCTACACCGGCGCCACCGACCCGCTCGGCGGGATCAACCAGCTCTTCCCGCTCTTCGGCATCGCCAACCAGCTGCTCGCCGCCATCGCCCTCGCCGTCTGCACCACCGTCCTCGTCAAGTCCGGGCGGCTGCGCTGGGCCTGGGTCACCGGCGTTCCCCTCGCCTGGGTCACCGCGATCACCTTCACCGCCGGCTGGCAGAAGGTCTTCTCCGCCGACCCGAAGATCGGCTTCTTCGCCCAACGGGCCCACTACGCCGACGCCCTGGACGCCGGGCAGATCCTCGCCCCCGCCAAGACGACCGCCGACATGCACACCGTGGTCACCAACTCCACCGTCGACGGCGTCCTCATCGCCCTCTTCCTGCTCCTGGTCGCCGTGGTGATCGGCAACGCGGCGGTGGTCTGCGTGCGCGCGATACGGTCCGCGACGCCGCTGCCGACCACCGAGGCCCCGTACGTCGAATCACGCATCGACGCACCCGGCGACCCCGTCGAGCCCCTGGCCGGAGCCCGCTCGTGAGGATCCGGCACTGGGCTCGGGCGGTGCGCTGGTATCTGCGCGAGCTGACCGGAGAGGCCGAGTACGACCGCCACTGCGAGCGGCACCGACGTCACCATCCGCTCGCCCCGGTGCCCACCCGCCGGGAGTACCAGGTGCTGCGCACCCGGCATCAGGAGGCCCGCACCCGCAGCCGCTGCTGCTGAAGGGCTCCCGCGGCACCGCACGGGCTCACCTGCCCACGGTGCCGCGGAAGTCGCGGACGGCGAGGGAGAGGAGCGGCCGATGCCGGGCGAGGACGGACAGCGGAGCGCCCGCGCCGAGGGCATCTCCGGGCTGCCGGCCCGCCGCCCCGTCGAGCGACCGCCCCCGGACGCCGGGCCCGGTCGTGACGCGGCTGCGGCCGAGGGCCGGCCGTCCGCTGATCCGCATGGGCACGCGGCACTCCGTACCGTCGGGCAGTTGCTGGACCAGATGGGCGCGGGCAGGCAGCCGGAAGGGCAGCCGCAGCACGTCCCGGTAGGTGACGCGGACCGGCGGAATGCCGTCGGCGGTCAGTTCGCCCCGGCTGCCCCGGCCGTCCGCGCGGAGCGCGATCACGCCCTGCTCCTTCGGGATACCCCACAGGGCGCGTCCCCCGGCCAGGGAGCGCTCGTCGTCGACCCAGGCGGCCACGGTGCTGCCGGCGAGGCTGCGGCCGTGGCGAACGGCCAGGGCGATGAGGAATTCGCGGTAGGCGAGGACGCCGCCGGGCCGGTAGTCCACCCAGAAGGTCAGCAGGGTGGCACGGCGCCGCACGATCCAGGGGCTGACCCCGTGGGGCAGGGGCCAGGGCGGCAGTTCGTCCGCCGGGACGCGGCACAGCGAGACGACCATGTCGCCGGTGAGGTGCCACGGTGAAGGAGGAAAAGGCACGGCTGGTCGTTCCACGGCGTGATACCGACTTCCTCGGCTCGGACTCGTACGGCCGATCTTCCCACCCCCGGCCTGATGGTCGAGGTCCTCGCGGCCAGGTGGGCCGCCATGCGGTGTGCCCGGGAGAGGTTCGTCGTCCACACGCCGGCCGCGAGGCCGTAGTCGGTGTCGTTGGCCAGGCGTACGACCTCGTCCTCGGTGTCGAACGACATGACTGCCGAGGCCGCCGTCGGTGGCCCGGCCGCCGGTGAGCGCCCGGGCGCCTTCGCCGCGTCCGAGGTCGACGTACCCGGCGACCTTGTCGCGCTGGTCCTCGAAGGCCAGCGG contains these protein-coding regions:
- a CDS encoding CstA-like transporter-associated (seleno)protein, with the protein product MRIRHWARAVRWYLRELTGEAEYDRHCERHRRHHPLAPVPTRREYQVLRTRHQEARTRSRCC
- a CDS encoding aldehyde dehydrogenase family protein; translated protein: MSFDTEDEVVRLANDTDYGLAAGVWTTNLSRAHRMAAHLAARTSTIRPGVGRSAVRVRAEEVGITPWNDQPCLFLLHRGTSPATWSSRCAASRRTNCRPGPCPTGSAPGSCGAVPPC
- a CDS encoding carbon starvation CstA family protein: MPASTLPESGPTAPEKSRISLRSALLWTGVALLGAVAWGVLALARGEKISAVWLVVAALGSYAIAYRFYARFIARRVLRPDDRRATPAERLEDGVDFQPTDRRVLLGHHFAAIAGAGPLVGPVLAAQMGYLPGTLWIVAGVIFAGAVQDMVVLFLSMRRDGTSLGQMARDEIGRAGGAAALVAVFAIMIILLGVLALVVVNALAHSPWGTFSVAMTIPIALFMGFWMHRVRPGRVVETSLIGVALLLLAIVGGGWVQNSSLAGTFTLSPTTLVFCLIGYGFVASVLPVWMLLAPRDYLSTFMKIGTIALLAVGVIVAAPVLRADAVSDFATSGAGPVFAGALFPFLFITIACGALSGFHALVSSGTTPKLIQKESQVRLIGYGAMLMESFVAIMALIAAATLEPGLYYAMNAPAGLLGATAESASHAVAGLGFTITPDQLTQAAKAVEEHTLIARSGGAPTLAVGMSEIFSGVFGGAAMKAFWYHFAIMFEALFILTTVDAGTRVGRFMLQDMLGNVWKPIGRVNWKPGIWLCSGLVVAAWGYFLYTGATDPLGGINQLFPLFGIANQLLAAIALAVCTTVLVKSGRLRWAWVTGVPLAWVTAITFTAGWQKVFSADPKIGFFAQRAHYADALDAGQILAPAKTTADMHTVVTNSTVDGVLIALFLLLVAVVIGNAAVVCVRAIRSATPLPTTEAPYVESRIDAPGDPVEPLAGARS
- a CDS encoding acetoacetate decarboxylase family protein — encoded protein: MVVSLCRVPADELPPWPLPHGVSPWIVRRRATLLTFWVDYRPGGVLAYREFLIALAVRHGRSLAGSTVAAWVDDERSLAGGRALWGIPKEQGVIALRADGRGSRGELTADGIPPVRVTYRDVLRLPFRLPARAHLVQQLPDGTECRVPMRISGRPALGRSRVTTGPGVRGRSLDGAAGRQPGDALGAGAPLSVLARHRPLLSLAVRDFRGTVGR